In [Mycobacterium] stephanolepidis, the genomic window CTCGCCGGCTTGCTCATCCCAGGTGGAATTCAGCGAGGGGTGCGACCGCAGAGTCAGCAGCACCATCCGCGCGACCAGCGTCATGGGCGTGAGTTTGAGATCGGGGAACTTCGCCTTCAACTCGGCCAGTAGCTCCATAGTCGCGGTCATATCGACCGTGAGGAACTCGGTGACGTGGGGCGCCGTGAAGGCGCTGCGCACCATGGCGGCCGCCGTGTACTTGCGGACGCCCGCGATGGGAATCCGCGTCTCCCCGCCCACTGGGGCCGGGACCGGGGGCTCAGCCTGCGGAGCGCGCGCGGTGAGACTGCGCGTATAGGCCTCCACATCCTGGCGGGTGATGCTGCCCCCGATCCCCGTGCCGCTGATCAGGTCGAGGGCCACGCCCAGTTCGGCGGCCAGTTTGCGCACCGACGGTTTCGCGGCGGCCCGCGCCGGTTCCGGTGGGGCAACCGGCGCCTCGGGTTCGACGAGGGCGAGAGCGGCCGAGCCCGTGCCCGCGCGCCGCCGTCGTCGGGTCTGGCCCGTCGACTCCGATGGGCCGTAGCCGACCAGGTTGGCGGGCTCGTCCGGTTCGGCACCGGCGACCTCGATCGAGATCAGCGGCGACCCGACCGCGAGAGTCGAGTTCTCCGCCGCCTCCAGCGCCACCACTGTTCCTTCGTACGGCGACGGCAGCTCGACCGTCGCCTTGGCGGTCTCCACATCGGCGAGCACCTGGTTGAGCTTCACCTCATCGCCGACCTTCACCTTCCAGGCGATCAGGTCGGCTTCGGTGAGCCCCTCACCGAGATCCGGAAGTAGAAACTGTTTGACTGCCATGGATTTCGCACCTCTCCTATACGGCGATAGCGCGGTCGACGGCGTCCATCACCCGCTCCGCATCGGGCAGGAAGTGGTGCTCCACCTTGTTGGCGGGGTACGGGAGAGCGAAACCACCGACCCGTAGCACCGGCGCCTCCAAGTGGTAGAAGCACCGCTCGGTAATGCGTGCCGCGATCTCGGCGCCCAATCCCATGAACACCGATGCTTCGTGGACCACCACCAGTCGGCCCGTCTTGCGGACCGAGGTCTCCAGAGTCTCGAAGTCGACCGGCGAAAGGGAGCGCAGATCGACAACCTCGATCGACATCCCCTCGGCCGCGGCCATTTCCGCCGCGGCCGTGGCGACGGCGACCATCGGGCCATATGCGGCCACCGTGGCCGCAGTACCGGGCCGGACGATGCGGGCGGACGATAGTGGGAGTAGGTCTTGTGATTCGGTGTTGACCTCACCCTTCTCCCAGTAGCGCCGCTTGGGCTCGAAGAAGATGACCGGGTCGTCGCACGCCACGGACTGGCGGATCATGTCGTAGGCATCTTGGGGTGATCCACACGCCACCACCCGTAGGCCCGCGGTGTGGGCGAAGTAGGCCTCCGGTGATTCCGAATGGTGTTCCACCGCACCGATTCCGCCGCCGAACGGGATGCGGATGGTCAGCGGCATGCCCACCGCACCCTTGGTGCGGTAGTGCAGCTTGGCCACCTGACTGACGATCTGATCGAAAGCCGGGTACACGAAGCCGTCGAATTGGATCTCGCACACCGGGCGATATCCACGCATGGCCAAACCCACCGCGGTGCCGATGATTCCGGATTCGGCGAGCGGCGTGTCGATGACTCGATGGTCGCCGAAGTCTTTCTGCAGCCCGTCGGTGACCCGGAAGACCCCGCCGAGCTTGCCGACGTCCTCCCCCATGACGATCACCTTGTCGTCGTCTTCCAGGGCCGCACGCAGACCCGCGTTCAGGGCGCCGGACATGGTCATTCTGGTCATGATGCGATCCCTTCATCCTCAAAGCCCGCAAGATATTCCAAATAGTCGCGCCGTTCCGCGGCGACAAGCGAATGCGGTTCTGCGTATACGTGGTTGAACATGTCGGCGGCGGTCGGCTCGATGGTGCCGAGACATCCCGCGCGCATTTCGGCGGCCACGGCATCGGCCTTGGCCGCGATGCGCTGCTTCTCCGAATCTGTCAGGACGCCCAGTCTTTCCAAATACTTCTCCACCCGCGACAGCGGGTCTTTGGCACGCCATTCGTCAAGCTCGGCGGAGTTGCGGTACTTGGTCGGATCATCGGAGGTGGTGTGCGGCCCCATCCGGTAGGTGACCGCTTCGACGAGGGTGGGCCCGCTACCCTCGCGCGCGCGCCGCAGCGCCGCGCGGGTCACCGCCATCACCGCGAGCACGTCGTTGCCATCCACCTGGATTCCCGGCACACCGAATCCTGTGCCACGCGCGGCCAGTGGCAGATGACTCTGCACCCGCACCGGCTCGCTGATGGCCCACTGGTTGTTCTGACAGAAGAAGACCACGGGCGCACCG contains:
- a CDS encoding dihydrolipoamide acetyltransferase family protein; translation: MAVKQFLLPDLGEGLTEADLIAWKVKVGDEVKLNQVLADVETAKATVELPSPYEGTVVALEAAENSTLAVGSPLISIEVAGAEPDEPANLVGYGPSESTGQTRRRRRAGTGSAALALVEPEAPVAPPEPARAAAKPSVRKLAAELGVALDLISGTGIGGSITRQDVEAYTRSLTARAPQAEPPVPAPVGGETRIPIAGVRKYTAAAMVRSAFTAPHVTEFLTVDMTATMELLAELKAKFPDLKLTPMTLVARMVLLTLRSHPSLNSTWDEQAGEIVIKHYVNLGVAAATERGLVVPNVKNAGGMSLRELAIAFAQLVTTAREGKTAPADMSGGTFTLTNIGVFGVDAGTPIINPGEAAILALGSIAKRPWVVHGELAVRDVTTLALSFDHRLVDGEQGSKFLADLGALLTDPRMALVV
- a CDS encoding alpha-ketoacid dehydrogenase subunit beta translates to MSGALNAGLRAALEDDDKVIVMGEDVGKLGGVFRVTDGLQKDFGDHRVIDTPLAESGIIGTAVGLAMRGYRPVCEIQFDGFVYPAFDQIVSQVAKLHYRTKGAVGMPLTIRIPFGGGIGAVEHHSESPEAYFAHTAGLRVVACGSPQDAYDMIRQSVACDDPVIFFEPKRRYWEKGEVNTESQDLLPLSSARIVRPGTAATVAAYGPMVAVATAAAEMAAAEGMSIEVVDLRSLSPVDFETLETSVRKTGRLVVVHEASVFMGLGAEIAARITERCFYHLEAPVLRVGGFALPYPANKVEHHFLPDAERVMDAVDRAIAV
- the pdhA gene encoding pyruvate dehydrogenase (acetyl-transferring) E1 component subunit alpha — encoded protein: METIQLLDPEGNRVEDPAYAPLVADIDDQQLVALYEDMVVVRRIDTEATALQRQGELALWAPLLGQEAAQVGSARALAHDDFAFTSFREHGVAYCRGIEPTAMLQFWRGSTQSGWNPRDHNVTTPAIIVGAQSLHATGYAMGVKFDGADAAVIAYFGDGATSQGDVSEAFAFASSFGAPVVFFCQNNQWAISEPVRVQSHLPLAARGTGFGVPGIQVDGNDVLAVMAVTRAALRRAREGSGPTLVEAVTYRMGPHTTSDDPTKYRNSAELDEWRAKDPLSRVEKYLERLGVLTDSEKQRIAAKADAVAAEMRAGCLGTIEPTAADMFNHVYAEPHSLVAAERRDYLEYLAGFEDEGIAS